From Anopheles darlingi chromosome 2, idAnoDarlMG_H_01, whole genome shotgun sequence, the proteins below share one genomic window:
- the LOC125949798 gene encoding activating signal cointegrator 1 complex subunit 3 — protein sequence MELPRLTRAMRANTDLDKKRNLTHDAKERAAIELFRKKESRSGVTWKELKLFINEKLDPKPSGVLAKQLRDLWELSREMVGSEENTELIDEAAITVLRMFLDQKVVLVKHSSQLKKIFGPIANALLNKMCMLVFDISGNLTMECREYLKEKEVVEGESSSELEMWGNDIVCNIVLDQPEYDHSKLTDLSVPKPMSSKAVQSFSMQYEPSQSAQSEPVAGTSKGAVPKQQPSPKYTRAWLAQFVPADLLDNLIELLRSAKTNDELQIDLFDFLGVDYLDLITEMLQNRKELIESAKAIKTISAFKEKAVKRLEAMQHAPAYLMPVKIQSESEKQLRRQVNKEEKKLKKFLNVVEQEEEACEELDPLKLRVNYQQSLLLAAQMKPLLLNDKPRIAMAAGPRQSSQRVKYPNVYDSYSEARNHVGFIAGNKIVLPENVERTDNKLYEEVRIPATDPPPLSIGSERIRIEMLDEIGQIAFKGCKELNRIQSVVFNTAYNSNENLLVCAPTGAGKTNVAMLTIVNTIRQFVDQGVIHRDQFKIVYVAPMKALAAEMTSNFGKRLQPLNILVRELTGDMQLTKAELGLTQMIVTTPEKWDVMTRKGAGDVGFISLVKLLIIDEVHLLHGERGPVVEALVARTLRLVESSQSMIRIVGLSATLPNYIDVARFLRVNPMIGLFFFDSRFRPVPLSTNFIGVKTLNTMKQLDDMNTICYERCIDMVRQGHQVMVFVHARNATVRTATIIRDLAQQRGHINLLIPESNPEFGMAMKAVSKSRNKQFVDLFQSGLAMHNAGMLRSDRNLVEKYFADGLIKILVCTATLAWGVNLPAHAVIIKGTEIYDAKHGSFVDLGILDVLQIFGRAGRPQFDKSGVGTIITAHDKLNHYLSLLTNQFPIESNFVQCLADNLNAEVTLGTISNVDEAIVWLSYTYLFVRMRMNPQCYGLHYQDLQEDPTLERKRRQLIHTAAMALDKARMVRYNERTGDLNVTDLGRTASHFYIKYDTVEVFNEMMKPIMTDGEILNMMANAQEFQQLKVRDDEMDELDELTHVCEVPVRGGSENIHGKVNILMQTYLSKGFVRSFSLMSDMSYITQNAARIARALFTIVLRANNPILASRMLNVSKMFEKQMWESMTPMYQFGILPIDVVDKIEKRGLSILALRDMDEREIGEFLRNQRYARLVKQCAAEFPMLEIDATLQPITRTVLRIRVSIEASFRWNDRVHGKTAESFWIWIEDPESNYIYHSESFLMTKRQTVRREVQELVMTIPLKDPLPPQYYIRVASDTWLGSNNLVPLSFKHLILPEIHPPHTELLELQPLPVSVLNNLQFESLYNFTHYNPIQTQIFHCLYHTDNNVLLGAPTGSGKTIAAEMAMFRVFRILPTGKVVYIAPLKALVKERMDDWKVRLEKKLGKKVVELTGDVTPDIRAIKESSVIVTTPEKWDGISRSWQTRDYVRDVALIVIDEIHLLGEDRGPVLEVIVSRMNFISSHTERKVRIVGLSTALANAVDLGDWLGIGLMGLYNFKPSVRPVPLTVHIQGFPGKHYCPRMATMNRPAFQAIRQYSPCTPTLIFVASRRQTRLTAMDLINFLAVEDNPKQFLHTSEEEMDQILQNVRDNNLRLTLAFGIGMHHAGLHERDRKTSEELFLNRKIQILVATATLAWGVNLPAHLVIIKGTEFYDGKLKRYVDMPITDVLQMMGRAGRPQFGNEGIACVYVHDVKKNFYKKFLYDPFPVESSLLAVLPDHINAEIVSGTLQTKQAIMDYLTWTYFYRRLLRNPTYYDLESPDMPLVNQFLSELIEGVLDKLMRAGCVVLEEDNRSLVPTSMGRIASYYYLSHTTMRLFADTLRYDMSLEELLRSLADATEFAEHPVRHNEDVYNGELAKMCPLKVDSLTLDNPHTKVFLLLQAHLSRLPLPNSDYGTDTKSVLDQAIRIIQAMIDISAEQGWLATTLRIQQLMQCIIQARWLHDPVVMCLPNVESHNASVFKLIKTDFPFLTLPGLKETCSRHYEKLAEPLRQEFDEPEIEQIHKVLSNLPSLNVQISIRGPFGEEHDVERIISQPQTRDQWLEIYTDQEYVVNVQIIRLGSLESLSIHCPKFPKGKDEGWFLTLGHQAEGEVIALKRCVYRNKRSTHQLCFYAPQVEGRRIYTLYLLSDGYLGVDQQYNVQFEVVKPPEGAPCAGAGADFGTGGGFWAAQ from the exons ATGGAATTACCGAGATTAACCCGTGCTATGAGGGCCAACACGGATCTTGACAAAAAGCGGAATCTAACGCACGATGCAAAGGAACGTGCGGCCATAGAGTTGTTCCGCAAAAAAGAGAGCCGAAG CGGTGTAACTTGGAAGGAACTGAAACTCTTCATCAACGAAAAACTGGATCCCAAACCCAGCGGAGTGCTAGCAAAACAGCTGCGTGATCTGTGGGAACTGAGCCGAGAAATGGTCGGTTCGGAGGAGAACACCGAACTGATTGATGAAGCCGCAATTACGGTGCTGCGGATGTTTTTGGATCAAAAAGTAGTGCTTGTGAAGCACTCTTCTCAGCTGAAGAAGATTTTTGGTCCAATAGCTAACGCGTTGCTGAACAAAATGTGCATG CTAGTGTTCGATATAAGCGGAAACTTGACTATGGAATGCCGAGAGTATCTAAAGGAAAAGGAAGTCGTCGAAGGTGAGAGCTCTAGTGAACTCGAGATGTGGGGTAATGATATAGTCTGCAATATAGTGCTAGATCAACCAGAATACGATCATAGCAAGCTCACTGATCTAAGCGTACCTAAACCGATGTCCAGTAAAGCGGTTCAATCATTCTCTATGCAATATGAACCCTCGCAGTCGGCACAATCGGAACCGGTGGCCGGAACGTCTAAAGGGGCTGTTCCGAAACAGCAGCCGTCGCCAAAGTACACGAGAGCCTGGCTGGCACAGTTTGTACCGGCCGACCTGCTGGATAACTTAATTGAGCTGCTACGTTCAGCCAAAACAAACGACGAACTTCAGATCGATTTGTTCGATTTCCTCGGTGTCGATTATCTGGATTTGATCACCGAAATGCTACAGAACCGGAAAGAGCTGATCGAATCCGCCAAAGCGATCAAAACGATCAGTGCATTCAAGGAGAAGGCTGTGAAAAGGCTCGAAGCGATGCAGCATGCACCGGCCTATTTGATGCCGGTTAAGATACAATCCGAATCGGAAAAGCAATTACGCCGGCAAGTGAACAAGGAGgagaaaaagttgaaaaagttccTTAACGTAGTCGAGCAAGAGGAGGAAGCTTGCGAAGAACTCGACCCGTTGAAGTTGCGGGTTAATTATCAGCAAAGTTTGCTTCTGGCCGCGCAAATGAAACCGCTTTTGCTGAACGATAAGCCACGTATCGCCATGGCAGCTGGACCACGGCAGTCCTCCCAACGTGTAAAGTACCCCAACGTGTACGATTCGTATAGTGAGGCTCGGAATCATGTTGGGTTTATTGCGGGTAATAAGATTGTCCTTCCCGAGAACGTCGAACGCACGGATAATAAGCTGTACGAAGAGGTGAGGATTCCGGCTACCGATCCACCGCCGCTGTCGATCGGTAGTGAGCGGATCCGTATCGAAATGTTAGACGAGATCGGTCAGATTGCGTTCAAAGGTTGCAAGGAGCTTAATCGTATACAGAGTGTCGTGTTTAATACGGCGTATAATAGTAACGAAAATTTGCTCGTGTGTGCCCCGACCGGTGCTGGTAAAACGAACGTCGCTATGCTGACGATCGTGAACACAATACGCCAGTTTGTGGACCAGGGTGTGATTCATAGGGATCAGTTCAAGATTGTGTATGTGGCACCGATGAAAGCACTTGCCGCAGAAATGACGAGCAATTTCGGTAAACGCTTGCAACCCTTGAACATTCTGGTGCGTGAACTTACCGGAGATATGCAGCTGACGAAGGCGGAACTAGGTTTGACACAGATGATCGTAACAACACCGGAAAAGTGGGATGTAATGACACGGAAAGGAGCGGGAGATGTAGGATTTATCAGTCTCGTAAAGTTGCTCATCATCGACGAGGTACATCTGCTGCACGGTGAGCGTGGCCCGGTGGTGGAAGCACTCGTCGCACGTACCTTACGGTTAGTCGAATCATCCCAGAGTATGATCCGAATCGTGGGTCTTTCGGCAACGCTACCAAACTACATCGATGTAGCACGATTTCTGCGCGTAAATCCCATGATTGGATTGTTCTTCTTCGATTCTCGCTTCCGACCGGTTCCGCTGAGCACTAACTTTATCGGAGTGAAAACTCTGAATACGATGAAGCAGCTGGACGATATGAATACTATCTGCTATGAACGTTGCATCGACATGGTACGCCAGGGTCATCAGGTGATGGTGTTTGTTCACGCTCGTAATGCTACTGTGCGGACAGCAACGATAATACGCGATCTTGCGCAACAAAGAGGACATATCAATCTGCTGATACCCGAGAGTAACCCGGAGTTCGGAATGGCAATGAAGGCAGTATCAAAGAGCCGGAACAAGCAGTTTGTGGATCTGTTTCAAAGTGGACTCGCAATGCATAATGCTGGGATGTTGCGTTCGGATCGAAATCTTGTGGAAAAATACTTTGCGGATGGACTGATCAAGATTCTCGTCTGTACGGCCACTCTGGCCTGGGGTGTCAATTTGCCCGCACACGCCGTCATCATCAAGGGAACGGAAATTTACGATGCCAAGCACGGATCGTTCGTGGATCTGGGCATTCTGGATGTGTTGCAGATATTTGGTCGTGCCGGTCGGCCGCAGTTTGATAAAAGTGGTGTCGGAACGATCATCACGGCACACGATAAGCTAAACCATTATCTGTCGCTGCTTACAAATCAGTTCCCGATTGAATCGAACTTTGTGCAGTGTTTGGCGGACAATCTGAACGCGGAAGTGACACTCGGTACGATCAGTAACGTGGACGAGGCAATCGTGTGGCTCAGCTACACGTATCTGTTTGTGAGGATGCGCATGAATCCGCAATGTTACGGGCTGCACTATCAGGATCTACAGGAAGATCCCACGTTGGAACGGAAACGTCGACAGCTGATCCACACAGCAGCGATGGCACTGGATAAAGCGCGTATGGTACGGTACAACGAGCGTACCGGTGACCTTAACGTAACGGATCTTGGACGAACGGCTTCACATTTCTACATCAAGTATGACACGGTCGAGGTGTTTAACGAGATGATGAAACCGATCATGACCGATGGCGAGATACTGAACATGATGGCGAATGCACAAGAGTTCCAGCAGCTGAAGGTACGAGATGATGAGATGGATGAGCTGGACGAGTTGACGCACGTGTGTGAAGTACCGGTGCGCGGTGGAAGTGAAAACATCCACGGCAAGGTGAACATTCTAATGCAAACGTATCTATCGAAGGGTTTCGTacgctcgttctcgctcatGTCCGACATGTCCTACATTACGCAGAACGCGGCCCGTATCGCACGGGCCCTCTTTACGATCGTACTGCGTGCCAACAATCCCATCCTGGCCAGCCGTATGCTTAACGTGAGCAAAATGTTCGAAAAGCAAATGTGGGAATCAATGACCCCGATGTATCAGTTCGGTATACTGCCGATCGATGTGGTGGACAAGATCGAGAAGCGTGGTCTGAGCATTCTGGCGTTGCGCGATATGGACGAGCGGGAGATTGGCGAGTTTCTGCGCAATCAACGGTATGCTCGGTTGGTCAAACAGTGTGCGGCCGAATTCCCAATGCTGGAGATCGACGCAACACTGCAGCCCATCACGCGGACTGTGCTTAGGATTCGTGTTTCAATCGAGGCTTCATTCCGTTGGAACGATCGTGTGCACGGCAAAACTGCGGAATCGTTTTGGATCTGGATCGAAGATCCGGAAAGTAACTACATCTACCACTCGGAGAGTTTTCTCATGACGAAACGACAAACGGTGCGGCGAGAAGTGCAGGAGCTAGTGATGACGATCCCACTGAAggatcctcttcctccacagTATTACATTCGTGTTGCCAGTGATACCTGGCTCGGGAGCAACAATCTAGTGCCTCTATCGTTCAAGCATCTCATCCTACCGGAAATACACCCACCTCATACGGAGCTGCTGGAACTGCAACCGCTTCCGGTGTCGGTTTTGAACAATCTGCAGTTCGAATCGCTCTACAACTTCACGCATTACAATCCTATTCAAACACAAATCTTCCACTGCCTGTACCATACGGATAACAACGTGCTTTTAGGAGCCCCGACAGGATCGGGTAAAACAATAGCCGCTGAAATGGCCATGTTCCGCGTGTTTCGAATACTGCCCACGGGAAAGGTGGTCTACATTGCCCCCTTGAAGGCACTGGTGAAGGAGCGTATGGATGATTGGAAAGTGCGGTTAGAGAAGAAGCTGGGTAAAAAGGTGGTAGAGCTGACGGGTGATGTGACGCCGGACATACGGGCGATCAAGGAATCATCCGTCATTGTGACGACACCGGAAAAATGGGACGGTATTAGCCGTTCGTGGCAGACGCGTGATTACGTGCGAGATGTGGCGCTGATCGTGATCGACGAAATTCATCTTCTTGGTGAAGATCGTGGTCCGGTGCTGGAGGTGATCGTGTCCCGTATGAACTTTATCTCGtcccacacggagcgaaaggTACGCATCGTTGGCCTCTCGACGGCGCTTGCTAATGCAGTCGATCTGGGTGATTGGCTCGGTATCGGGCTGATGGGACTTTACAACTTTAAGCCTTCCGTACGGCCGGTTCCGTTAACGGTGCACATCCAGGGCTTCCCAGGGAAACACTATTGCCCCCGCATGGCCACAATGAATCGGCCCGCATTCCAAGCGATACGTCAGTACTCGCCTTGCACACCGACCCTAATCTTTGTCGCCTCACGACGTCAAACGCGTCTCACGGCCATGGATCTTATCAATTTTCTCGCCGTGGAAGACAACCCGAAACAGTTCCTGCACACATCCGAGGAAGAAATGGATCAGATTCTGCAAAATGTGCGTGACAACAACTTGCGGCTCACGCTAGCTTTCGGTATCGGGATGCATCATGCCGGTTTGCACGAGCGCGATCGAAAAACATCCGAGGAACTGTTTTTGAATCGCAAAATACAAATCCTTGTCGCCACAGCTACACTGGCGTGGGGTGTTAATCTTCCTGCACATTTGGTGATCATCAAAGGGACGGAATTCTACGACGGTAAGCTGAAACGGTATGTCGATATGCCCATTACGGACGTACTGCAGATGATGGGTCGTGCCGGTCGACCGCAGTTCGGAAACGAGGGCATTGCCTGCGTGTACGTGCATGATGTGAAGAAAAATTTCTACAAAAAGTTCCTCTACGATCCGTTCCCGGTCGAATCGAGCTTGCTGGCGGTACTACCGGATCACATTAACGCCGAAATCGTATCCGGAACATTGCAAACAAAGCAAGCCATCATGGATTATCTGACTTGGACGTACTTCTATCGGCGGTTGCTACGTAACCCTACATACTACGATCTGGAGAGTCCGGATATGCCGCTTGTAAATCAGTTCCTTTCGGAGCTTATCGAAGGCGTACTAGATAAGTTGATGCGCGCGGGATGTGTTGTGCTGGAAGAAGATAACCGTTCCCTCGTGCCTACCTCAATGGGACGCATCGCTTCCTATTATTACCTATCGCATACCACCATGCGTCTCTTTGCCGACACGCTACGCTATGATATGAGCCTCGAGGAGTTACTACGATCGTTGGCCGACGCGACCGAATTCGCCGAACATCCAGTTCGTCACAACGAAGATGTGTACAATGG AGAGTTGGCCAAAATGTGTCCGCTGAAAGTGGACTCCTTGACTCTTGACAACCCACACACGAAAGTGTTTCTATTGCTACAGGCACATTTATCACGGTTACCGTTGCCAAACAGCGATTACGGCACTGATACCAAGTCGGTATTGGATCAAGCGATACGAATCATTCAG GCTATGATTGACATCAGTGCAGAACAGGGATGGTTAGCGACGACTCTGCGAATACAGCAACTGATGCAGTGTATCATCCAAGCACGTTGGCTTCACGATCCCGTCGTTATGTGTCTGCCGAATGTGGAATCGCACAATGCATCCGTATTTAAACTGATTAAAACAGA TTTTCCATTCCTTACACTACCGGGCCTAAAGGAAACATGCAGCCGACATTATGAGAAGCTTGCCGAACCGTTACGGCAAGAGTTTGATGAACCAGAGATCGAGCAAATCCATAAGGTGCTCAGTAATTTACCTTCTTTGAATGTTCAAATTTCGATTCGAGGACCGTTCGGTGAGGAGCACGATGTCGAACGGATCATTTCCCAACCACAAACGCGTGACCAATGGTTAGAGATTTACACCGATCAAGAGTACGTGGTGAATGTGCAGATTATCCGATTGGGCTCGCTGGAGTCGCTAAGCATCCATTGTCCAAAGTTTccgaaaggaaaggacgaaGGTTGGTTCCTTACCTTGGGCCACCAGGCCGAAGGAGAAGTTATAGCCCTAAAACGATGTGTTTACCGCAACAAACGTAGTACACATCAGCTGTGTTTCTATGCGCCCCAAGTGGAAG GCCGTCGCATATATACGCTGTACCTACTCTCCGATGGATATCTTGGAGTAGACCAACAGTACAACGTACAATTCGAGGTGGTAAAACCACCGGAAGGTGCACCCtgtgctggagctggtgcagATTTTGGAACTGGAGGGGGCTTTTGGGCAGCTCAGTAA
- the LOC125949803 gene encoding alpha-1,3/1,6-mannosyltransferase ALG2 — protein sequence MVRILFVHPDLGIGGAERLVVDAALALQSKGHEVSFLTNHHDPEHCFDETKDGRLPVKTVGDWLPRDIFGKFYAACAYLRMVYAAFYFSFFLSKKEPVDVVFCDLISMGIPIFRLARPNPKILFYCHYPDQLLSRQGSLLKQCYRMPLNYLEEITTAQADSILVNSKFTSRVFKETFKRIATDPDVLYPSLNTRFFDETVVDESDQVVKLPNDAFMFLSINRYERKKNLPLALHSFKALQERVTPGEWNKVYLVMAGGYDDRVLENVEHYDELEEMAEDMRIRSKVCLLKSPTDRQKLFLLHRAQALLYTPEFEHFGIVPLEGMYLSKPVIAANSGGPLETIIHDQTGFLCEPVPKEFAAAMAKLLSDDKHGERMGAMGRKRVQQRFSFDAFSTKLDNIVNDMVARESGKKYK from the coding sequence ATGGTGCGTATCCTGTTTGTCCATCCGGATCTGGGAATCGGTGGGGCGGAGCGCCTCGTCGTCGATGCAGCACTCGCGCTGCAGAGCAAGGGCCACGAAGTCAGCTTCCTGACCAACCACCATGATCCTGAACACTGCTTCGACGAAACCAAGGATGGGCGTTTACCGGTTAAAACCGTCGGCGATTGGTTGCCAAGGGATATCTTCGGAAAGTTCTACGCCGCCTGCGCTTACCTCCGGATGGTGTATGCCGCGTTCTACTTCAGCTTCTTCCTGTCCAAAAAGGAACCGGTCGATGTGGTGTTCTGCGATCTCATCTCGATGGGCATCCCCATCTTCCGGCTCGCTCGCCCCAATCCAAAGATCCTGTTTTACTGCCACTACCCCGATCAACTGCTGTCGCGACAGGGAAGTCTGCTGAAGCAGTGCTACCGCATGCCCCTCAACTATCTGGAGGAAATCACCACGGCGCAGGCGGATAGCATACTGGTCAACAGCAAGTTCACGAGCCGGGTGTTCAAGGAAACGTTCAAGCGCATCGCTACCGACCCGGATGTCCTCTATCCTTCGTTGAATACCCGCTTCTTCGACGAGACGGTCGTGGATGAGTCGGATCAGGTCGTGAAGCTGCCCAACGATGCATTCATGTTTCTGTCCATCAACCGGTACGAACGTAAGAAGAACCTACCGCTAGCACTACACTCGTTTAAGGCGCTACAAGAGAGAGTCACCCCGGGAGAATGGAACAAGGTGTATCTCGTCATGGCCGGTGGCTACGATGACCGGGTGCTGGAGAATGTCGAACATTACGATGAGCTAGAGGAGATGGCCGAAGATATGCGCATCCGTTCCAAAGTTTGCTTACTCAAGTCGCCTACTGATCGACAGAAGTTGTTCCTGTTGCATCGTGCCCAGGCTCTGCTGTATACCCCTGAGTTTGAGCATTTCGGTATCGTCCCACTGGAGGGCATGTACCTGTCGAAGCCCGTCATTGCGGCCAACAGTGGCGGACCGCTAGAAACCATAATTCACGATCAAACCGGGTTTCTCTGTGAACCGGTACCAAAGGAGTTCGCGGCTGCTATGGCGAAGCTACTGAGCGACGATAAGCACGGCGAGCGCATGGGGGCCATGGGCCGAAAGCGAGTTCAGCAACGGTTTTCCTTCGATGCGTTCAGCACGAAGCTGGACAACATCGTCAACGATATGGTAGCGCGTGAGTCCGGGAAGAAGTACAAATAG
- the LOC125949802 gene encoding vacuolar protein sorting-associated protein 16B, with translation MESKDEDYWNDSTNKSFNFDEDDVAVLEVPSGHGANSNKRSLFGEDTPSEVAYGNAQTELPLHMIISDENLELILQEQSRNEMTIPKGISLEEEVKLLRKKIQEFRYAPSTESVLRKVILGQPCSLEMFRSMSEKEQLLDQAIASGSGNAILKVLLFLDRTLKKKLFYSLLQMRPEAVHHYVNYLALRLKVTECTDLLVFLGRHHEASLLQFSIFVCSTSNVEFKRQRLKKIYGDYFSQPGSNSFYAQLVANYINLLEYQSSELHATGGSKAAVEIQDKSVLETLHYVCGKYKWGDTSLQTNDNPFKLAENHQISQAQFEWIALNERAKQQAWLDFDHIFEKKAWLNLKQKSFKLNIPIDRTILRLHALHAPEPVINTFLAKVEDPQRRLALARRVNSKHGTIDAMVLLKDRADLEAYRSTLESGTEERLYAENALKSLNNTWKSDAMKLIK, from the exons ATGGAATCGAAGGACGAGGATTACTGGAACGATTCCACCAACAAGTCCTTTAActtcgacgaagacgat GTGGCCGTGCTTGAGGTACCTTCCGGTCACggagcaaacagcaacaaacgcaGTCTTTTCGGCGAGGACACACCCTCGGAAGTGGCTTATGGAAACGCGCAGACCGAGCTACCACTGCACATGATAATCTCCGACGAGAATCTCGAGTTAATTCTCCAAGAACAGTCGCGAAACGAAATGACCATTCCCAAAGGAATCTCACTCGAGGAAGAGGTGAAGCTGCTACGGAAAAAGATACAAGAATTCCGTTACGCACCGTCGACGGAATCGGTGCTGAGGAAGGTGATCCTCGGGCAGCCTTGCTCGCTAGAAATGTTCCGCTCCATGTCGGAAAAGGAACAACTTCTCGATCAAGCGATTGCATCGGGCAGCGGAAACGCGATCTTGAAAGTGTTACTCTTTCTCGATCGGACACTCAAGAAAAAACTTTTCTATAGTCTACTACAGATGCGTCCGGAAGCGGTGCATCACTATGTGAACTATCTTGCGCTTCGCCTGAAAGTTACCGAGTGCACCGATCTACTGGT aTTCCTTGGAAGACACCATGAAGCCAGT CTGCTACAATTTTCCATATTCGTCTGCAGTACATCCAATGTAGAGTTTAAGCGCCAACGACTGAAGAAGATTTACGGCGATTACTTCTCACAACCAGGCTCGAACTCATTCTATGCCCAGCTGGTAGCCAACTACATTAATCTACTTG AATATCAATCAAGCGAACTACATGCTACCGGTGGAAGTAAAGCGGCGGTGGAAATTCAAGACAAATCGGTTCTGGAAACGTTGCACTACGTTTGCGGGAAGTACAAATGGGGCGATACCTCACTCCAGACGAATGACAATCCGTTCAAGCTGGCCGAAAATCACCAAATTTCGCAAGCACAGTTTGAATGGATCGCTCTCAACGAGAGAGCAAAACAGCAGGCCTGGTTGGATTTTGACCATATTTTCGAGAAAAAGGCCTGGTTGAATCTCAAACAAAAGTCGTTTAAATTGAACATTCCAATCGATCGTACGATCCTACGTCTGCACGCGTTGCACGCACCTGAACCCGTGATCAACACATTCCTGGCAAAGGTGGAAGATCCACAGCGAAGGTTGGCTTTGGCGCGGAGAGTAAACTCAAAGCATGGCACCATCGATGCCATGGTTCTGCTGAAAGATCGTGCCGACCTGGAAGCGTATCGAAGCACTCTGGAAAGCGGTACCGAGGAGCGATTGTACGCGGAGAATGCACTTAAATCTCTG AACAACACATGGAAAAGTGATGCAATGAAActtataaaataa